The Pseudomonas alkylphenolica genomic sequence AAGGTGACATGGTTGCCGCTGGCCGCAAGCAATTGCTCGCAAGCCCGTTCGAAGGTGTGCGGCTTGCCGAGAATCTGTTCGCCGAGCACGGCGACCTGGTCGGAGCCAATGATCAGGTGCTCGGGGTGGCTGGCGGCCAGGGCCTGGGCTTTCTCCCGGGCCAGGCGCTTGACCAGGTCAACGGCAGGCTCTTCGGGCAGGCGCTGTTCGTCAATATCGGGGGATGCCCAGCTGAAGGGCAGGCGCAAGCGTTCAAGCAATTCGCGCCGGTAGGGCGAGCTGGAAGCCAGTAATAAAGGCAGCATGATAAACTCCTGGGCAGGTGAAACGATTCTAACATGCTGAACGGAGCCGAATTTCCTTTGACAGGGGCGGGGGTCATCCCTAGAATGCTGCGCCTATGTTGAATGACCCGATTCCACCTCACGTTGACCCGCGCAAATTGGCCGATCGTGGTGTTTCCCTCGAAGGAACACTGCAGCTCGCCGATTTGGAGAGACTCTGCGACCCGCTTTCCGACAATGTCGGTACGGTGCAGGCTAAATTCGATTTTGAGCGAGACGAGCAGAAGGCTGTGGTTATCCACACCGACCTGAGCGTCGAGGTCAAAATGGTTTGCCAGCGTTGTCTTGAGCTGGTCACCCTGCCGATCCACAGCGAAAGTACTTACGCCGTGGTGAAGGAGGGTGCGAATACCCAGTCGTTGCCGAAAGGTTATGACGTGCTGGAACTGGGCGAAGATCCTTTGGATCTGCAGGCTTTGGTCGAGGAGGAGCTTTTGCTCGCCCTGCCCATCGTGCCTGCTCATCATCCGGAAGAATGCCAGCAGCCGGCGGGCGCCGATGAGCCCGAACCGAGCAAGGACGAGGTAACACGGTCCAACCCGTTCAGTGTATTGGCGCAGTTAAAGCGTGACCCAAACGTTTAGGAGTTAATCAATTATGGCTGTTCAGCAGAACAAAAAATCCCGCTCTGCCCGTGACATGCGCCGTTCGCACGACGCTCTCTCGGAAAACGCTCTGTCCGTAGAGAAAACCACTGGTGAAGTACACCTGCGTCACCACGTATCGCCAGAAGGCGTATACCGTGGTCGTAAAGTGATCGACAAGGGCGCTGACGAGTAATCCTTGTCCGCTCAGATCATCGCGATTGACGCAATGGGCGGGGACTTCGGTCCCCGCAGCATTGTTCAGGCGAGTATTGCTTGCCTGTCGGCTACCCCCTCGCTGCACCTGACCCTTGTCGGTCAACCCTCCCTCCTAGAAGACCTTATCGCTGGCCAGTCGGCAGCGGATCGCGCGCGCCTGCAGATTGTTGCAGCCAGCGAAGTGATCGGCATGGATGAGCGGCCCTCGCAAGCGTTGCGTGGCAAGCCTGATTCGTCCATGCGCGTGGCCCTGGAACTATTGCGTGATGGCAAGGTTCAGGCCTGCGTGAGTGCCGGTAATACCGGTGCGCTGATGGCGCTGTCGCGCTATGTGCTGAAAACCTTGCCCGGCATCGACCGCCCGGCCATGGTGGCAGCCATTCCCACCCAGACCGGTTATTGCCAGCTACTCGACCTGGGTGCCAATGTCGATTGCAGTGCCGACAATCTCTTCCAGTTTGCCGTGATGGGCTCCGTGGCTGCGCAAGCGCTGGGTATCTCGCGTCCGCGTGTGGCGTTGCTGAATGTCGGCACCGAAGACATCAAGGGCAACCAGCAGGTCAAGCTCGCCGCCAGCATGCTGCAGAATGCCCGTGGGCTTAACTACATCGGTTTCGTCGAAGGCGACGGGTTGTACCGTGGAGAAGCGGATGTGGTGGTCTGCGACGGCTTCGTCGGCAACATCTTGCTCAAGTCCAGCGAAGGCCTGGCGACCATGATCGGTTCACGTATCGAGGCGCTGTTCAAAGGCGGGCTCGGTGCGCGCCTGGCCGGTGCGGTAGCCATGCCGCTGCTCAAGCGTCTGCAGGCCGATCTGGCGCCGGCGCGGCATAATGGCGCAAGCTTTCTGGGTTTGCAGGGCATCGTTATCAAGAGTCATGGTTCTGCCGGTGTTCAGGGCTTTCAGAGTGCTATTCAGCGTGCCTTGATCGAGATTCAGGAGAACCTGCCGCAGCGCCTGCACGGGCGCCTGGAAGATCTGTTGCTTTAGGCATATGCCTCAGGAAGTGGTTAAATGTGACCGCTTGGTCCTCATTACCATCCAAGTCTTCAGTTTCTTGTGCTCAGCCTGGCGCTGGGCGCTTCATTTCCGACGACAAGATCATTAGGGGCTTGTTCAATGTCTGCATCCCTCGCATTCGTCTTTCCCGGTCAAGGTTCGCAGTCCCTCGGCATGCTTGCCGAGCTGGGCGCCCAGTATCCGCTGGTCATTGATACCTTCCGCGAGGCCTCCGAGGCTCTGGGCTATGACCTCTGGGCGCTGACCCAGGAGGGTCCGGAAGAGCAACTCAATCAAACCGACAAAACCCAGCCGGCCATTCTCACCGCCTCGATCGCCCTGTGGCGTCTGTGGCTGGCAGAGGGCGGTGCGCGTCCGGCTTTCGTGTCCGGTCACAGCCTGGGCGAGTACAGCGCGCTGGTTGCCGCTGGCAGCCTGAGCCTGGGTGACGCGGTCAAGCTGGTCAAACGTCGTGGTGAGCTCATGCAAGAGGCCGTACCGGCCGGGCAGGGCGCCATGGCGGCAATCCTCGGTCTGGACGACGCTGTCGTTGTGGGTATCTGCGCTGAAGCAGCCCAGGGCGAAGTGGTCAGCGCGGTAAACTTCAACTCGCCAGGCCAGGTCGTGATCGCTGGCGCCAAGGCCGCTGTCGAGCGCGCCATGGAAGCCTGCAAGGCTGCCGGTGCCAAGCGCGCGCTGCCGTTGCCGGTCAGCGTGCCATCGCACTGCGAGCTGATGCGTCCGGCTGCCGAGCGCTTTGCCGAGTCGGTCAATGCCATCGACTGGCAAGCCCCGCAGATTCCAGTGGTGCAGAACGTCAGTGCCGCAGTCGCTGCTGACCTCGACACCCTCAAGCGTGACCTGCTCGAGCAGTTGTACAAGCCGGTTCGCTGGGTTGAATGCGTACAGACCCTGGCCGCCAATGGCGCGGTACAGTTGGTCGAGTGCGGTCCAGGCAAGGTTCTGGCCGGCCTGAACAAGCGCTGCGCCGATGGCGTGAACACCTCTAACCTCAATACCCCGGATGCTTTCGCCGCCACCCGCGCGGCGCTGGCCTGATTTAGGAGAAGCTTGCATGAGCCTGCAAGGTAAAGTTGCATTGGTGACCGGCGCCAGCCGTGGTATCGGCCAGGCTATCGCCCTCGAGCTGGGCCGTCTGGGCGCTACCGTGATCGGTACCGCGACCTCCGCCTCGGGTGCCGAGCGTATCGCCGCTACCCTCAAGGAACACGGCATCACCGGCACCGGCCTGGAGCTGAACGTGACCAGCGACGAGTCGGTCGCTGCCACCCTGGCCAAGATCCAGGAGCAGTTCGGTGCGCCGACCATTCTGGTCAACAACGCCGGCATCACCCGTGACAACCTGATGATGCGCATGAAAGACGACGAGTGGTTCGACGTCATCGACACCAACCTGAACAGCCTCTACCGTCTGTCCAAGGGCGTGCTGCGCGGCATGACCAAGGCGCGCTGGGGTCGTATCATCAGCATCGGTTCGGTAGTCGGCGCCATGGGTAATGCCGGGCAGGTCAACTACGCTGCAGCCAAGGCCGGTCTGGAAGGTTTCAGTCGTGCATTGGCCCGTGAAGTCGGCTCGCGCGCGATCACCGTCAACTCGGTGACCCCGGGCTTCATCGACACCGACATGACCCGTGAATTGCCTGAAGCCCAGCGTGAAGCGCTGCAAACCCAGATCCCGTTGGGGCGTCTGGGCCAGGCCCAGGAAATCGCCAATGTGGTCGCTTTCCTGGCCTCTGAAGGCGCAGGTTACGTGACTGGCGCGACCATTCCGGTCAACGGCGGCATGTACATGTAAATCTAATGTGACGGATTGCTTCAAAAAAATGTCATACGAGCTGTCTAAAATCCGTTATAAAGCTGCAACCAGATTCTAGTCGGTTGGCAGGTGTGGTCTGGCGAGGCGTGTTGCGCTTGAAAAGCGGACGTCTTTCTATACACTTACACACCGGCCAGCTGCCTGACATATGTCCATTAGGAGTGAAAACAAGGTATGAGCACCATCGAAGAACGCGTCAAGAAAATCGTCGCCGAGCAACTGGGCGTTAAAGAAGAAGAAGTAGTGAACACTGCTTCCTTCGTCGAAGATCTGGGTGCCGATTCCCTTGACACCGTTGAGCTGGTGATGGCTCTGGAAGAGGAATTCGAGACCGAAATCCCTGACGAAGAAGCCGAGAAGATCACTACTGTTCAAGCTGCTATCGACTACGTCACCAGCCACCAGGCCTAAGACGTTGTAGTCGTCGCTTCTTGTCATGGAAAAACCGCACTGCCTTCGCCGGCGTGCGGTTTTTTCTTTACAAGAGATGTAGTCAATTGAATAAGGAGAGTGCTGTGTCGCGTAGACGCGTCGTGGTCACCGGTATGGGTATGCTGTCGCCACTGGGTACGGATGTGCCGAGCAGTTGGCAGGGCATTCTGGCTGGCCGCAGTGGCATAGGTCTGATTGAACATACGGACCTGTCTGCCTACTCCACCCGTTTTGGCGGCTCGGTAAAGGGCTTCGAGGTTGAGCAGTACCTGTCGGTCAAGGAAGCCCGCAAGCTCGATCTGTTCATTCAGTACGGCCTGGCAGCCGGTTTTCAGGCAGTGCGTAACGCCGGCCTGGAAGTGACCGATGCCAACCGCGAGCGCATTGGCGTGGCCATGGGCTCGGGTATCGGTGGCCTGACCAATATCGAAGAAACCAGCCGGACTTTGCATGAGCAGGGCCCGCGGCGCATTTCGCCGTTCTTCGTGCCGGGTTCGATCATCAACATGATTTCCGGTTTCCTGTCGATCCACCTGGGTGTACAGGGACCTAACTACGCCATTGCCACGGCCTGCACGACCGGTACCCACTGTATCGGCATGGCGGCGCGCAACATCGCCTTCGGTGAAGCCGACGTGATGATTGCCGGTGGTGCGGAAATGGCCGCCTGCGGTCTGGGCATGGGCGGCTTCGGTGCCTCGCGGGCGCTGTCGACCCGCAATGACGACCCGACCCGTGCCAGTCGTCCGTGGGACAAGGGCCGTGATGGCTTCGTGCTTGCCGACGGTGCCGGTGCGCTGGTGCTCGAAGAGCTCGAACACGCCAAGGCCCGTGGTGCGACCATCTATGCCGAGCTGGTTGGTTTTGGCATGAGTGGCGACGCCTACCACATGACCTCGCCGCCAGAAGATGGCAGCGGCGCAGCGCGCTGCATGGTCAACGCCTTGCGCGATGCCGGCCTGAACGCTGATCAGGTGAACTACATCAACGCCCACGGCACTTCGACCCCGGCCGGTGACCTGGCTGAAGCGTCGGCGATCAAGTCGGTGTTTGGCGACCACGCCTACAAGCTGGCGGTCAGCTCGACCAAGTCGATGACCGGTCACCTGTTGGGCGCCGCCGGTGCAGTGGAAGCGATCTTCAGCGTGCTGTCGATCAACAGCCAGGTAGCCCCGCCGACCATCAACCTCGATGAGCCAAGCGAAGGTTGCGATCTGGATTTCGTGCCGCATGAGGCGCGCAACATGCCGATCGATGTCGTGCTGTCCAACTCCTTCGGGTTTGGCGGTACCAACGGCTCGCTGGTGTTCCGCCGGTTCGCCGAGTAATGCACAGCTGGATCGATGGCCAGCCGGCGCAGGCAATCAACCTGCAAAGCCGTGCGCTGGCCTACGGCGATGGTCTGTTCGAGACCATCGCGGTCAGGGCCGGTCGGCCATCGTTGCTCGAGTACCATCTCGAGCGCCTGGCGCTGGGTTGCCAGCGCCTGGCGATCAGCGCCGATCATGGCCTGATTCGCGACGAGCTATGCCGTTACGCCAGCCTGCTGGATGACGGTGTACTCAAACTGATTCTCGTCCGTGGTGACAGCCAGCGTGGCTATGCGCCTGCCGCTGGCGCGGCACCACGGCGTATCCTGCAGGGCAGTCCCTTGCCCGTTTATCCTGCCCAGCATGCCGAGCACGGGGTTCGTCTTTTTTCCTGTAGCACTCGTCTGGCGGAACAACCGCTGCTGGCCGGGCTCAAACACCTCAATCGACTTGAACAGGTGCTGGCGCGTGCCGAATGGCAGGATGCCGAGCATGCTGAAGGATTGATGCGCGATGTTTCCGGTCGCATCATCGAAGGGGTCTACAGCAATCTGTTCCTGGTGCGCGGTGCTGAGCTGCTGACGGCTGATCTGAGCCGCTGTGGCGTGGCCGGGGTCATGCGCGCGGCCTTGATCGAGCACGCGGCAAAGGCCGGGATTGCGCTGCGCATTACCGATCTGTCCCTGCAGGACCTGGAGCAGGCTGACGAAGTCTTCGTCTGCAACAGCGTCTACGGTGTCTGGCCAGTGCGTGCTTTTGCATCGCTGAACTGGTCGCCGGGTCCGCTCACCCGTAAACTGCAGGCCATTGCCCGTACGTTACTGGATACCTGATTTGTGAGACGTAAATTCTTGGTGCTGCTGGAAACCGGTTTGATTCTGGCAGGCCTGATCCTGGGTTTTTCAGCCTGGAAAGTGAATTCGGCGCTGGAGCAGACCCTGCACGTTAGCCAGGAGCAATTGCTCGACGTGCCCACGGGTACCAACCCCAACCGCATGTTCTATCGCATGGAGAGTCAGGGCCTGCTGGACGATGCCTTCTGGTTGCGTCTGTACTGGCGCTTCAACATGGCGGGGGTGCCGCTGCACACCGGCGAGTACCGCATGACCCCGGGCATGACCGTACGCGACCTGTTCGAGGTCTGGCGTCGTGGCGATGTCGTGCAGTACAGCCTGACCCTGGTCGAAGGCTGGAACTTCCGTCAGGTGCGCTCGGCGTTGGCCAAGCATGAAAAAATCAAGCAGACCCTCGATGGCCTCAGCGATGCCGAGGTGATGGACGAACTCGGTCACCCGGGGGTGTTCCCTGAAGGGCGTTTTTTCCCTGATACCTATCGCTTCGTACGCGGCATGACCGATGTCGAGTTCCTCCAGCAAGCCTATGCGCGCCTGGATGAAGTGCTGGCCAAGGAGTGGGCGGAGCGTCCTGCTGACCTGCCGTATCGTGACCCGTACCAGGCGCTGATCATGGCGTCGCTGGTGGAGAAGGAAACCGGCG encodes the following:
- the plsX gene encoding phosphate acyltransferase PlsX, which encodes MSAQIIAIDAMGGDFGPRSIVQASIACLSATPSLHLTLVGQPSLLEDLIAGQSAADRARLQIVAASEVIGMDERPSQALRGKPDSSMRVALELLRDGKVQACVSAGNTGALMALSRYVLKTLPGIDRPAMVAAIPTQTGYCQLLDLGANVDCSADNLFQFAVMGSVAAQALGISRPRVALLNVGTEDIKGNQQVKLAASMLQNARGLNYIGFVEGDGLYRGEADVVVCDGFVGNILLKSSEGLATMIGSRIEALFKGGLGARLAGAVAMPLLKRLQADLAPARHNGASFLGLQGIVIKSHGSAGVQGFQSAIQRALIEIQENLPQRLHGRLEDLLL
- a CDS encoding Maf family protein translates to MLPLLLASSSPYRRELLERLRLPFSWASPDIDEQRLPEEPAVDLVKRLAREKAQALAASHPEHLIIGSDQVAVLGEQILGKPHTFERACEQLLAASGNHVTFLTGLALLNSATGHYQVDCVPFTVNMRELDLARIERYLRTEEPYDCAGSFKAEGLGVSLFQSTHGVDATSLVGLPLIRLVDMLLIEGVTL
- the mltG gene encoding endolytic transglycosylase MltG — protein: MRRKFLVLLETGLILAGLILGFSAWKVNSALEQTLHVSQEQLLDVPTGTNPNRMFYRMESQGLLDDAFWLRLYWRFNMAGVPLHTGEYRMTPGMTVRDLFEVWRRGDVVQYSLTLVEGWNFRQVRSALAKHEKIKQTLDGLSDAEVMDELGHPGVFPEGRFFPDTYRFVRGMTDVEFLQQAYARLDEVLAKEWAERPADLPYRDPYQALIMASLVEKETGVPQERGQIAGVFVRRMRIGMLLQTDPTVIYGMGERYNGKITRADLREPTPYNTYTNAGLPPTPIAMVGREAIHAALNPTPGSSLYFVARGDGSHIFSDDLDAHNSAVREYQIKRRADYRSSPAPVTESEPEPEAGPQSSEPTEAIPEPLPEASAPATETSSQ
- the acpP gene encoding acyl carrier protein; the encoded protein is MSTIEERVKKIVAEQLGVKEEEVVNTASFVEDLGADSLDTVELVMALEEEFETEIPDEEAEKITTVQAAIDYVTSHQA
- the fabG gene encoding 3-oxoacyl-ACP reductase FabG, which translates into the protein MSLQGKVALVTGASRGIGQAIALELGRLGATVIGTATSASGAERIAATLKEHGITGTGLELNVTSDESVAATLAKIQEQFGAPTILVNNAGITRDNLMMRMKDDEWFDVIDTNLNSLYRLSKGVLRGMTKARWGRIISIGSVVGAMGNAGQVNYAAAKAGLEGFSRALAREVGSRAITVNSVTPGFIDTDMTRELPEAQREALQTQIPLGRLGQAQEIANVVAFLASEGAGYVTGATIPVNGGMYM
- the fabF gene encoding beta-ketoacyl-ACP synthase II, which encodes MSRRRVVVTGMGMLSPLGTDVPSSWQGILAGRSGIGLIEHTDLSAYSTRFGGSVKGFEVEQYLSVKEARKLDLFIQYGLAAGFQAVRNAGLEVTDANRERIGVAMGSGIGGLTNIEETSRTLHEQGPRRISPFFVPGSIINMISGFLSIHLGVQGPNYAIATACTTGTHCIGMAARNIAFGEADVMIAGGAEMAACGLGMGGFGASRALSTRNDDPTRASRPWDKGRDGFVLADGAGALVLEELEHAKARGATIYAELVGFGMSGDAYHMTSPPEDGSGAARCMVNALRDAGLNADQVNYINAHGTSTPAGDLAEASAIKSVFGDHAYKLAVSSTKSMTGHLLGAAGAVEAIFSVLSINSQVAPPTINLDEPSEGCDLDFVPHEARNMPIDVVLSNSFGFGGTNGSLVFRRFAE
- the rpmF gene encoding 50S ribosomal protein L32: MAVQQNKKSRSARDMRRSHDALSENALSVEKTTGEVHLRHHVSPEGVYRGRKVIDKGADE
- a CDS encoding YceD family protein, which translates into the protein MLNDPIPPHVDPRKLADRGVSLEGTLQLADLERLCDPLSDNVGTVQAKFDFERDEQKAVVIHTDLSVEVKMVCQRCLELVTLPIHSESTYAVVKEGANTQSLPKGYDVLELGEDPLDLQALVEEELLLALPIVPAHHPEECQQPAGADEPEPSKDEVTRSNPFSVLAQLKRDPNV
- the fabD gene encoding ACP S-malonyltransferase gives rise to the protein MSASLAFVFPGQGSQSLGMLAELGAQYPLVIDTFREASEALGYDLWALTQEGPEEQLNQTDKTQPAILTASIALWRLWLAEGGARPAFVSGHSLGEYSALVAAGSLSLGDAVKLVKRRGELMQEAVPAGQGAMAAILGLDDAVVVGICAEAAQGEVVSAVNFNSPGQVVIAGAKAAVERAMEACKAAGAKRALPLPVSVPSHCELMRPAAERFAESVNAIDWQAPQIPVVQNVSAAVAADLDTLKRDLLEQLYKPVRWVECVQTLAANGAVQLVECGPGKVLAGLNKRCADGVNTSNLNTPDAFAATRAALA
- the pabC gene encoding aminodeoxychorismate lyase, which produces MHSWIDGQPAQAINLQSRALAYGDGLFETIAVRAGRPSLLEYHLERLALGCQRLAISADHGLIRDELCRYASLLDDGVLKLILVRGDSQRGYAPAAGAAPRRILQGSPLPVYPAQHAEHGVRLFSCSTRLAEQPLLAGLKHLNRLEQVLARAEWQDAEHAEGLMRDVSGRIIEGVYSNLFLVRGAELLTADLSRCGVAGVMRAALIEHAAKAGIALRITDLSLQDLEQADEVFVCNSVYGVWPVRAFASLNWSPGPLTRKLQAIARTLLDT